The following proteins come from a genomic window of Malus domestica chromosome 02, GDT2T_hap1:
- the LOC103448681 gene encoding disease resistance protein RPV1 encodes MTAHEASSSSSSKSKLWNYDVFLSFRGEDTRKGFTGHLHAALKDRGYQAYIDEDDLKRGEEIKEELFRTIEWSRISIIVFSKRYADSSWCLDELVKIMECRSKLGRHVLPIFYHVDPSHVRKQDGDLAEAFQKHEEGIGEEKDGKKCEAKRERVKQWRKALTEAANLSGHHLQITDNGREAEFIRKIVDENICKWLTSTNELHVANHPVGIDSRIQDIITYLSSGGSNDVRMVGIWGMGGVGKTTIAKAIYNQIHPMFQFKSFLADVRDATSKHGLVYLQEKLISDILKKKLEISSVDEGIGMIQQFRHKRVLVILDNIDKEEQLDAIAGNHNWFGPGSRIILTTRDEHLLKQGKVHNIYPAQKFEKGEALELFSWHAFGNSCPNKGYLELSKKVVSYCGGLPLALKVLGSFLYERTMAEWESQLEKLERTPDGKIIKPLRISFDGLDDRQKAIFLDISCFFIRMNKDYVAKILDGCGFFATIEISVLRERCLVTVEDNVLNMHDLLREMARVIISEKSPNHLGKWSRLWNYQEVVDVLENKSGTEEVEGLFLQSPDHLLSYMPSFSTEAFANMKKLKLLHFSDAELKGEYKHFPRELIWLCWGGCHLKSIPNDFFNQDKLVILDMQGSELVQVWEGSKSLHNLKTLNLSHSWSLQKSPDFSQVPNLEELILQSCERLSEIHPSVGHLKRLSLVNLERCLNLISLPGDFYKSKSVETLLLSGCSKFVELHEDIGEMISLRTLVADFTAIRRVPPSIVRLKNLTHLYLSSCSLDDDGILKDLGSLISLQALHLGSNYFRILPSLSGLSKLEALELYNCKKLHTISDLPTSLKFLYANECPALKTMPNFSEMSNMRELKVRNSHKLTEVPGLHKSLNSMTWINMRGCINLTTDFRKNILQGWTSCGFGGIFLYRNFVPDWFEFVNDGNRVSFDIPPNDGRTFEGLTVCCFCNYVVAQIFKFGITVINNTKRTELHVFFGNQIWNKYLLWQGQLSNDMLELESGDKIEVIISNYYGPPKRTTYHPVSLKRTMVNLVWNKPMKENTNDLDKVDYGFYRHPARFYAESSAVVWASDEDEDEEPCTDEDEDEEPSTDKDEDEVEEPCTYEDEDGDEDEDEDEDGDGDEDEDGDGDEDEDEDEDEDEVKKSRSTSGFASGEVMEESR; translated from the exons ATGACAGCCCACGAagcgtcttcttcttcctcctccaagtCAAAACTTTGGAATTACGACGTGTTCTTGAGCTTCAGAGGCGAAGACACGCGCAAGGGCTTCACGGGCCATCTCCACGCGGCATTAAAAGACAGGGGATACCAGGCTTATATCGATGAGGACGATCTAAAAAGAGGGGAAGAAATAAAAGAGGAACTGTTCCGGACAATTGAATGGTCGAGGATCTCCATCATTGTCTTCTCAAAGAGATATGCGGATTCAAGTTGGTGTCTTGACGAGCTGGTGAAGATCATGGAGTGCAGATCCAAACTGGGGCGACATGTTTTGCCAATATTCTATCATGTTGATCCTTCACATGTCAGGAAGCAGGACGGAGATTTAGCCGAAGCATTTCAGAAGCACGAAGAGGGCATCGGTGAAGAAAAAGATGGCAAGAAATGTGAAGCTAAACGAGAAAGGGTAAAGCAGTGGAGAAAGGCTCTCACAGAAGCTGCAAATTTGTCTGGCCACCATCTTCAAATCACTGACAATGG GCGCGAAGCAGAGTTCATTAGAAAAATTGTTGATGAGAATATTTGTAAATGGCTCACCAGCACAAACGAATTACATGTGGCCAATCATCCAGTTGGAATCGATTCTCGCATTCAAGATATCATCACTTATCTTTCAAGTGGTGGATCAAATGATGTTCGCATGGTTGGAATTTGGGGGATGGGTGGAGTGGGTAAAACAACAATTGCCAAAGCCATTTATAACCAAATTCATCCTATGTTCCAATTCAAAAGTTTCCTTGCCGACGTTCGCGATGCTACAAGTAAACATGGTCTGGTTTATTTGCAAGAAAAACTTATTTCTGACATCTTGAAAAAGAAGCTTGAAATAAGCTCTGTTGATGAAGGTATCGGTATGATACAACAATTTCGACATAAAAGGGTACTTGTCATCTTGGACAACATAGACAAAGAAGAACAACTGGATGCAATAGCTGGAAATCATAATTGGTTTGGTCCAGGGAGTAGAATTATCCTAACAACAAGAGATGAACATTTACTAAAGCAAGGGAAAGTGCACAACATATATCCGGCTCAGAAATTCGAGAAAGGAGAAGCTCTGGAGCTCTTTAGTTGGCATGCCTTTGGAAATAGTTGTCCAAACAAAGGATATCTTGAACTCTCAAAAAAGGTTGTTTCTTATTGTGGAGGTTTGCCACTAGCCCTTAAAGTTTTAGGTTCATTTTTGTATGAAAGAACCATGGCAGAGTGGGAAAGTCAATTGGAGAAATTGGAAAGAACTCCAGatggaaaaataataaaaccacTAAGAATAAGCTTTGATGGTCTAGATGATAGACAGAAGGCTATATTCCTTGACATATCTTGTTTCTTTATTCGAATGAACAAGGACTATGTCGCAAAAATATTAGATGGATGTGGATTTTTTGCGACAATAGAAATCAGTGTCCTCCGTGAACGATGCCTTGTAACGGTTGAAGACAATGTGTTGAATATGCATGATTTGCTTCGAGAAATGGCCAGGgtaatcatttctgaaaaatccCCTAATCACCTTGGAAAATGGAGTAGGTTGTGGAACTATCAAGAGGTCGTCGATGTCTTGGAAAATAAATCT GGAACCGAAGAAGTTGAAGGACTTTTTCTACAATCCCCTGATCATTTGTTGAGCTACATGCCTAGTTTCAGTACAGAAGCATTTGCCAATATGAAGAAACTGAAATTGCTTCACTTCAGCGACGCAGAGCTCAAAGGAGAATACAAACATTTTCCCAGAGAATTAATATGGTTGTGCTGGGGAGGGTGCCATTTAAAGTCCATACCAAATGACTTTTTCAATCAAGATAAACTAGTTATTTTAGACATGCAGGGGAGCGAACTGGTACAAGTTTGGGAGGGTTCCAAG TCGCTACATAACTTGAAAACCCTTAATCTCAGCCATTCCTGGTCCTTACAGAAATCACCAGACTTTTCACAAGTCCCaaatcttgaagagttgatattGCAAAGTTGTGAGAGGTTGTCCGAGATTCACCCCTCCGTTGGTCATcttaaaagactttctttggtgaaCCTTGAGAGGTGTCTCAATCTTATTTCTCTTCCAGGGGATTTCTACAAGTCGAAATCTGTTGAGACTCTTCTTCTTAGTGGATGTTCAAAATTCGTAGAACTGCATGAGGATATAGGGGAGATGATATCACTGAGAACACTTGTAGCGGATTTCACAGCCATTAGACGAGTACCACCTTCCATAGTAAGATTGAAGAATCTCACTCATTTATATCTCTCATCCTGCAGTTTAGATGATGATGGAATCCTTAAGGATCTTGGGAGTCTAATTTCTTTACAAGCTTTGCACCTTGGATCGAACTATTTTCGTATCCTACCCAGCCTCAGTGGTCTTTCAAAGCTTGAAGCTCTGGAGTTATATAATTGCAAGAAACTTCATACAATATCTGATTTACCAACAAGTTTGAAATTTCTGTATGCGAATGAGTGCCCTGCATTGAAAACAATGCCCAATTTTTCGGAAATGTCAAATATGAGAGAACTGAAAGTAAGGAATTCACACAAACTCACTGAAGTTCCAGGCTTGCACAAGTCATTAAACTCCATGACATGGATTAATATGCGAGGGTGCATCAATCTCACAACTGATTTTAGGAAGAACATCCTAcag GGATGGACTTCTTGCGGATTTGGTGGCATTTTTCTGTACAGGAATTTTGTTCCTGATTGGTTTGAGTTTGTTAACGATGGTAATAGAGTCAGTTTTGATATTCCCCCGAACGATGGCCGTACTTTTGAAGGGTTGACTGTGTGCTGCTTTTGCAACTATGTAGTTGcacaaatttttaaatttggcATTACTGTTATAAATAATACCAAGCGTACTGAGTTGCACGTTTTCTTTGGCAACCAAATTTGGAATAAGTACTTACTTTGGCAAGGTCAATTATCGAACGATATGCTCGAATTGGAAAGTGGGGATAAAATTGAAGTTATAATATCTAATTATTATGGGCCACCGAAGAGAACAACTTACCATCCAGTGTCATTGAAGAGAACAATGGTTAATCTAGTGTGGAACAAACCTATGAAGGAAAATACGAATGATTTGGACAAAGTTGATTATGGTTTTTACCGACATCCAGCTCGGTTCTACGCGGAGTCATCTGCTGTTGTGTGGGCAtctgatgaagatgaagatgaagaaccATGTacagatgaagatgaagatgaagaaccAAGTACAGATAAAGATGAAGACGAAGTTGAAGAACCATGCACatatgaagatgaagatggagatgaagatgaagatgaagatgaagatggagatggagatgaagatgaagatggagatggagatgaagatgaagatgaagatgaagatgaagatgaagttAAAAAGTCAAGGAGTACATCAGGATTCGCATCAGGTGAAGTGATGGAAGAGAGCAGATAG